A part of Magnetospirillum sp. ME-1 genomic DNA contains:
- a CDS encoding multidrug efflux RND transporter permease subunit → MNVSAPFIRRPVATWLLAFAVVLAGILGFRMLPVSALPQVDFPTIQVTTQLPGASAETVATLITTPLERQFGLIPGLAVMTSTSSQGTSALTLQFDLAKSIDVASEEVQAAIDAARGVLPTGLPYPPVYSKVNPADPPIMTLALTSDSLPITRLNDVADTLLAQKLSQIGGVGRVLIEGGQRPAVRVRMDPARLAAYNLSLEDVRQALSKANVDMPKGSFDGVSQALSIGANDQISDPLAYPGQVVAWRNNAPVRVADLGDVVEGVENSRVAGWFDGKPAVILNIQRQPGANIVATVDRLKARMPELTRAVPTGIKVSVLADRTETIRASVADVEFTLVLTIGLVIGVIWAFLRSVRATLIPAVALPLSLVGTFGVMALAGFSLDNLSLMALTISAGFVVDDAIVMIENIVRYIEKGMKPLDAALAGSKEIGFTIVSLTVSLVAVFIPLLFMTGIVGRLFREFALTLAVAVVVSAVVSLTLTPMMCGHLLKGGHEEARSGRLFESLRALYARSLDWVLGRQGATLWVAFATLVLTVALYVWMPKGFLPAQDTGLIVATTDARADVSFSTMMDMQRRVSDLVRTDPDVTAVASFIGAGPINPTANTGQMTIVLKPRKQRSAGAAEISARLAEIVAPVAGMQVHFRPAQDIQISHRTSRTQYQYTLTDIDAAELAHWVPQVVERLKASPLLMDVATDSQEGGLQADIRIDRDKAARLGVPLQAIDDTLYDAFGQRQISTIYSQVNQYKVVLEVTPEYQGGPEALGSLYVRSATGALVPLSAVAGVERRRVPLLITHQGQFPAVTISFNLAPGVSLGAATSAIDSIQRDMGLPETITGDYSGDAAEFRRALDSQPWLILAAMVVIYIVLGVLYESTIHPVTIMSTLPSAGIGALLALVVTGHDLSLVGLIGIVLLMGIVKKNAIMMIDFAIEAERHEGLAPKDAIVKASLLRFRPIMMTTMAALLGAIPLAIDSGTGAELRRPLGISIVGGLVLSQLITLYTTPVIYLAFERLKRRLAPKPVEQVP, encoded by the coding sequence ATGAACGTTTCCGCCCCCTTCATCCGCCGTCCCGTCGCCACCTGGCTGCTGGCCTTCGCGGTGGTGCTGGCGGGTATCCTGGGCTTTCGCATGCTGCCGGTCTCGGCCCTGCCCCAGGTGGACTTTCCCACCATCCAGGTGACCACCCAACTGCCCGGCGCCAGCGCCGAGACGGTGGCCACCCTGATCACCACGCCGCTCGAGCGCCAGTTCGGGCTGATTCCCGGCCTTGCCGTGATGACCTCGACCTCGTCCCAGGGCACCAGCGCGCTGACGCTGCAATTCGATCTCGCCAAGAGCATCGACGTGGCGTCGGAGGAGGTGCAGGCGGCCATCGACGCGGCGCGCGGCGTTCTGCCCACCGGGCTGCCCTATCCCCCGGTCTATTCCAAGGTCAACCCGGCCGATCCGCCGATCATGACCCTGGCGCTGACCTCGGACAGCTTGCCCATCACCCGGCTGAACGACGTGGCCGACACCCTGCTGGCCCAGAAGCTCAGCCAGATCGGCGGCGTGGGCCGCGTGCTGATCGAGGGCGGCCAGCGACCGGCGGTGCGCGTGCGCATGGACCCGGCCCGGCTCGCCGCCTACAACCTGTCGCTGGAGGACGTGCGCCAGGCGCTGTCCAAGGCCAATGTGGACATGCCCAAGGGCAGCTTCGACGGCGTGTCGCAGGCGCTAAGCATCGGCGCCAACGACCAGATATCCGATCCCCTGGCCTATCCTGGCCAAGTGGTGGCGTGGCGCAACAATGCCCCGGTGCGCGTCGCCGACCTGGGCGACGTGGTGGAAGGGGTCGAGAATTCCCGCGTCGCCGGCTGGTTCGACGGCAAGCCGGCGGTGATCCTCAACATCCAGCGTCAGCCGGGCGCCAACATCGTCGCCACCGTCGACCGCCTCAAGGCCAGGATGCCCGAGCTGACCCGCGCCGTGCCCACCGGCATCAAGGTCTCGGTGCTGGCCGACCGCACCGAGACCATCCGCGCCTCGGTGGCCGACGTGGAGTTCACCCTGGTGCTCACCATCGGCCTGGTGATCGGGGTGATCTGGGCCTTCCTGCGCTCGGTGCGCGCCACCCTGATCCCGGCGGTGGCGCTGCCTTTGTCGCTGGTCGGCACCTTCGGCGTCATGGCCCTGGCCGGGTTCTCGCTCGACAACCTGTCGCTGATGGCTCTCACCATCTCGGCCGGTTTCGTGGTCGACGACGCCATCGTGATGATCGAGAACATCGTCCGCTACATCGAGAAGGGCATGAAGCCCCTGGACGCCGCCCTGGCCGGGTCCAAGGAGATCGGCTTCACCATCGTGTCGCTGACCGTGTCGCTGGTGGCCGTGTTCATTCCCCTGCTGTTCATGACCGGCATCGTGGGCCGTCTGTTCCGCGAATTCGCCCTGACCCTGGCGGTCGCCGTGGTGGTTTCGGCGGTGGTGTCCCTGACGCTCACTCCCATGATGTGCGGCCATCTCTTGAAGGGCGGGCACGAGGAGGCCAGGTCCGGGCGCCTGTTCGAGAGCTTGCGCGCCCTCTACGCCCGCTCGCTGGACTGGGTGCTGGGCCGCCAGGGCGCGACCCTGTGGGTGGCCTTCGCCACCCTGGTGCTGACCGTGGCGCTCTATGTGTGGATGCCCAAGGGCTTTCTGCCCGCCCAGGATACCGGCCTGATCGTCGCAACCACCGACGCGCGGGCCGACGTGTCGTTTTCCACCATGATGGACATGCAGCGCCGGGTCTCCGATCTGGTGCGTACCGACCCGGACGTCACGGCGGTGGCCTCGTTCATCGGGGCGGGGCCCATCAATCCCACCGCCAATACCGGCCAGATGACCATCGTCCTGAAGCCCCGGAAGCAGCGCTCGGCCGGAGCGGCGGAGATCAGCGCCCGGCTGGCCGAGATCGTGGCCCCCGTGGCCGGCATGCAGGTGCATTTCCGCCCCGCCCAGGACATCCAGATCAGCCACCGCACCAGCCGCACCCAGTACCAGTACACGCTGACCGACATCGACGCCGCCGAACTGGCCCATTGGGTGCCCCAGGTGGTGGAGCGCCTCAAGGCCTCGCCCCTGTTGATGGACGTGGCCACCGATTCCCAGGAAGGCGGCCTGCAGGCCGACATCCGCATCGACCGCGACAAGGCGGCGCGGCTTGGCGTGCCGCTCCAGGCCATCGACGACACCCTGTACGACGCCTTCGGCCAGCGGCAGATTTCCACCATCTATTCCCAGGTCAACCAGTACAAGGTGGTCCTCGAGGTGACGCCGGAATACCAAGGCGGGCCCGAGGCGCTGGGATCGCTCTATGTCCGCTCCGCCACCGGCGCTTTGGTGCCGCTGTCGGCGGTGGCCGGCGTGGAGCGCAGGCGGGTGCCGCTGCTGATCACCCACCAGGGCCAGTTCCCGGCGGTGACCATCAGCTTCAATCTGGCCCCCGGCGTGTCGCTCGGCGCCGCCACCTCGGCCATCGATTCCATCCAGCGCGACATGGGCCTGCCCGAGACCATCACCGGCGACTATTCCGGCGACGCCGCCGAATTCCGCCGCGCCCTGGACAGCCAGCCCTGGCTGATCCTGGCGGCCATGGTGGTGATCTACATCGTGCTGGGCGTCTTGTACGAAAGCACCATCCACCCGGTGACCATCATGTCCACCCTGCCGTCGGCGGGCATCGGCGCGCTGCTGGCCCTGGTCGTCACCGGCCACGACCTGTCGCTGGTGGGGCTGATCGGCATCGTGCTGCTGATGGGCATCGTCAAGAAGAACGCCATCATGATGATCGACTTCGCCATCGAGGCCGAGCGCCATGAAGGGCTGGCGCCTAAGGACGCCATCGTCAAGGCCAGCCTGCTGCGCTTCCGCCCCATCATGATGACCACCATGGCGGCGCTGCTGGGCGCCATTCCGCTGGCCATCGATTCGGGGACCGGGGCCGAGCTCAGGCGTCCGCTGGGCATCTCCATCGTCGGCGGGCTGGTGCTGTCCCAGCTGATAACGCTCTACACCACGCCGGTGATCTACCTGGCCTTCGAGCGGCTGAAGCGGCGTCTGGCGCCCAAGCCGGTGGAGCAGGTGCCGTGA